A genome region from Crossiella equi includes the following:
- the uraH gene encoding hydroxyisourate hydrolase, with product MAISTHVLDAALGRPAAGVAVTLEHLVNAVWTVVASGVTDEDGRLRELPIAGGAHRLVFQTGAYLEASDRPVFYPEVVISFLVADPEQHHHVPLLLSPFAYSTYRGS from the coding sequence ATGGCGATCTCCACGCACGTCCTGGACGCGGCCCTGGGCCGCCCGGCCGCGGGGGTCGCGGTCACCCTGGAGCACCTGGTCAACGCGGTGTGGACGGTGGTGGCCTCGGGTGTCACCGACGAGGACGGCCGCCTGCGCGAGCTGCCGATCGCCGGGGGCGCGCACCGGCTGGTGTTCCAGACCGGGGCCTACCTGGAGGCCAGCGACCGGCCGGTGTTCTACCCGGAGGTGGTGATCAGCTTCCTGGTCGCCGACCCGGAGCAGCACCACCACGTGCCGCTGCTGCTGAGCCCCTTCGCCTACTCCACCTACCGCGGGAGCTAG
- the uraD gene encoding 2-oxo-4-hydroxy-4-carboxy-5-ureidoimidazoline decarboxylase produces the protein MLEEFNSLPEDRAARALLACCASPEWVRRVLAHRPFRDLRALQTAGADALHALDWTQVRVAMDAHPRIGERASGGDQEARWSRGEQSAAATEDAEVQRQLVAGNQAYEARFGHVFLICATGKTSGEVLTALRHRLGNEPHAERDVARAELGGIVALRLAKLVG, from the coding sequence TTGCTGGAGGAGTTCAACTCGCTGCCGGAGGACCGGGCCGCACGGGCGCTGCTCGCCTGCTGCGCGAGCCCGGAGTGGGTCCGCCGGGTGCTCGCCCACCGCCCCTTCCGCGACCTGCGCGCCCTGCAGACCGCCGGGGCCGACGCCCTGCACGCCCTGGACTGGACGCAGGTCCGGGTGGCCATGGACGCCCACCCGCGCATCGGCGAGCGCGCGAGCGGCGGTGACCAGGAGGCCCGGTGGTCGCGGGGCGAGCAGTCGGCGGCGGCCACCGAGGATGCCGAGGTCCAGCGGCAGCTCGTGGCGGGCAACCAGGCCTACGAGGCGAGGTTCGGGCACGTGTTCCTGATCTGCGCGACCGGCAAGACCTCCGGCGAGGTGCTCACCGCGCTGCGGCACCGGCTGGGCAACGAGCCCCACGCCGAACGCGACGTGGCCAGGGCCGAGCTCGGCGGCATCGTCGCGCTGCGCCTGGCGAAGCTGGTGGGCTGA